The region CTGGAACAGTGGTAAACTTGCCCCCATGCACAGTGAGGAAAATAGTTCAGGAGGCAAAGAAAAACCCAAGGTCCAAAGTTGGAGAATTACAGAACTTGGTCGCATCTTTGCGTTACCAAGTCTCCAAATAAAATTAGATGCCACCTCCATACCAATAGGCTCTTTMGAAGGTTTgccagaaaatatattttattgagaGCAACCAGCAAATGTATCATCACTKATTCAATAGCCAAGCATGKRCGAAAGTAAGTATTCAAAATATTTCACAGTATGGGTAGACTATTCCTGTGCGATAGGAGCACAACATCATAGCCTATTTATTAATCTCAGAGGCTTTACTAAGgcaggagatagaaacacaataaTCTATTGATGagcaaagacagacacacacacacacacacaatcaaaaccTTCTCTGTGAACCTTATCTACATAATGAGAGTGGATGTTTGTGTTTAAATCTCCTAATATGAACAAAAAGGGTTTGGGCAATCCCACTACTTTCCTTACTACTCCGAGCAGTTATTCATTTTCCCTGAAAACTCCAATGCAACTACATTGCTAGGAGGCTCTCCATTAAGACCAATCAACAGAGAGAGGTTGGGGAGGAGGTTCAGTGGAGGAGGGAGGCTTTGAATGCCTCTCACCTCTTACTGCTGAATAGTCGGAAGGGATCAATGCTTTCGCAAGTCCTCTGCGCCTGGAAACCTCATCATTCCACCAGCCCGTCGCCGTCGCTCAGACTATGAATAGTCAATAACAAATGAACAGGCAGGAAATTAAGTGCCAGACGAGTGGGCTTGAAGCACACAGGAAAGCGTGTGTGCCATGMGTGCTGTTCGTGTGCCTCAGGTGGATGcgtgctgctgctgctccctcTTTGCCTCTGTGAACTCCAGCTCTTCAAACATTCAAAAGATGATTCACCTTGGTGACTATCCTAGTGGATGGCGAGTGGCTCTAAACTCTGTGGAATACGTTGCTTTTTCTTTCTGCAGAAGATGAATAGGGTTGATGAAGTCATTCAGTGAGAAAACTCTTCTCACCTGGCTGTGGGTTATCctgaccaggctctgagggggtgGCACTTCCAGGATAGATGTGTGGAGACTGAGGGGCACATGGGTCACtgagtgtttgtgtctgtccCTGGCAGGTGGTCTCAGCAGCCCTGTGTGACGCCCTCTGTGAGTGGTGGTGGGCACAGAGAGTCCTCAGAGAGGATGTTCCTATGGGCAGGAAGCAAAGGAGCTCAGGGATCAGGAAGTGAGAGAAGGTATGGTACCCTTTATACTTTACACAGCACAAAGAATCATGGGACAGATCTATGATGCACTTCTGAAAAGTTTGTAATTGTGTTTTTGAAAGGGAACAACAGACAAACTTAAGACATGAAATTTGTCACCGTAACAAATGCTTGGTAAATCTGACACtgagttttatatattttttttttttaatcagaaaTCTAGTTAATGTCATTATACCTACATCTGTAACAAGCTTTACTAAGATTGGGATGTGCTTAATTCTACGATGTCTGATTATTTTTTGTTGGTTTGTAAAAGCTTTTCAGCTTTTTTACATCAATGAGAATCACATTTGTGCACCCAGCTTTAAGCTACAATAATTGTGAATAAAAGGGAAAATCTGTCAGTTTGTATTTGGAAAAACTCCACCCCTGAAAATAAAAACGAATATCTCATTATCTACTGGTCTACCAGTCAACAGTAATATTAGCTATGACGTTTTCGCATTATTCGTGATGGAAAGTAAATCACATGATCAGTGTGCAAAATTWaaaaaataatttatttcaagCTTTGCATGTCCATGCCCAAGAGAAGAGAATTAAATTCATATTGACCCTTAAAAGGCTATTAKTTATGTATTGATTTGACTAATGCCATTTGGTCAAGCCAGATGACCTCATGATGCaaccctgttgtgtgtgtgtgtgtgttggtaatgTATGAATCAGGACTATTTATCAGAAGGTCCGGGAGTATGACGTGCTAGACAAGAGGAAGACAGTGACAGCGCTGAAGGCTGGGGAGGACAGAGCTATTCTCCTGGGACTCAGCATGATCCTCTTCTCTGTGATGATGTACTTTGTGCTGGGCATTACCATGGTGCGCTCCTACTCAGACAGGTAATTTGCTCTCACTCACCAAGTCAATCACAATGTCCTGAAGTTTGTTTTCTTCATGTAGCCACATGCATGTCAAAGAAAAAACTGCTGTTAGATCTTCATCATGTCACCATGTGTATATTACTTTGGCTAGTCTAGGATAATGGCTCAAATGRTGTCTGAACTGTCACTGAAACACACCAGTTAGCCAAGCTGTCTTTAAAGTGCATGGCAAACTATACAATCCCCCTATATTAGCCCCTCCCGGGAGCTACCACTCGGTAGCTACAACTGTGCATTCCAAATGGTGTGGTRCCTCTATACTTTAGTTGTGGACATAAATTGCAGTCAGAGGCATTTAAGATGCCAGCTGAGGCTTATGAGTAGCATTTGCGCTATGAGCTCACTGTAACTGTTACAGCATGAAAGCAGGGGACACAGGGGACAAACTTCCGTACACAATAGCCTATCACAATACAGCACCAATTACACTGCAAGGCACCAACGTCATTCCAAGCCACAGAGTGtgctgcaattttttttttattccacctCAAGTCGTTCCTTTTCTATTTGGATTCAGTGAAAAAGTAGTGCAACATTTATCCTTAAAGAGAAAGTGAAAAGCAAGTTATTCAGAATATTACTTTTTCCTAGATCTAAGATTAATTTCCAAATATCAGTATGTAGACTATAAAGCATGCTGAGCTATTCAAGAGGTTAAGATACACCGGTAAAGTGGACAGACTTTGGAATTCAGCTGGAGATAATCACTATAATCTGCTATTTGCTAGTGTTGTCGATCTTTTCTCCCATTTCTACTACTcaactgattcagtctgcttcaTATCATGCAGTATCCTGAAAATTCCTACAACTTCTCCCTTTTCATTTAATTCATTGTTAATCatgggtgttgtgttgttggatacagttgttgttgatgttgaacTTACTTGTGTGGCATCCAGACAGAAATATGTTAGAGGGCACCGGGGTAGAGCTATACACAGGTCAGTAACTCTTTAAATTTGCTCCCTACCCTCCCCACCCCCATGCCATGTAGTGTGTGGACGGAGGAATCCAGCTGCACTGTGCTCAACMCCACCATCGTGGCGGAGATGAACTGTACCTACAGCTGCGGCTCTGAGTGCTGGAAYAGCTCCAAGTACCCGTGCCTACAGGTGTTTGTCAGTCTCAACACATCCGGAAAGGTTGTCCGACTCTCCCACAATGAGGAGGCACAGGACACCAACCCAGAGGTGAGACAGAGGACATGCCTAAACATAACATGTCCAACAGTAACCCTATATTTCATTATCTTGCTTCAGCTACAGTAATATACACCTGGTTTTACTGATCTTTACTAACAAAGTATGTGGTAGCAATGTGCAATCAAATGATTCAATACAAAACAGTATATAAGCACAACTATGAAATATGTATTTACCATGTAATTAATTTAATGTA is a window of Salvelinus sp. IW2-2015 linkage group LG13, ASM291031v2, whole genome shotgun sequence DNA encoding:
- the LOC111971851 gene encoding calcium-activated potassium channel subunit beta-2-like produces the protein MNRVDEVIQWSQQPCVTPSVSGGGHRESSERMFLWAGSKGAQGSGSERRTIYQKVREYDVLDKRKTVTALKAGEDRAILLGLSMILFSVMMYFVLGITMVRSYSDSVWTEESSCTVLNXTIVAEMNCTYSCGSECWNSSKYPCLQVFVSLNTSGKVVRLSHNEEAQDTNPECFYVPKCQKDFNAIHTVVMKILERLKTQQQVLCYMDPGEQQDSALLTRIYGRLAVFHSLFWPTCTLIGGTIIIVMVKLTQYLSIMCEQVGRIKRLVYES